The following proteins are encoded in a genomic region of Mustela erminea isolate mMusErm1 chromosome 3, mMusErm1.Pri, whole genome shotgun sequence:
- the LOC116585715 gene encoding prostaglandin F2-alpha receptor-like: MSMNNSKQPVSPAAGLLSNTTCQTDNRFSVFFSIIFMTVGILSNSLAIAILMKAYQRFRQKSKASFLLLASALVITDFFGHLINGAIAVFVYASDKDWIRFDQSNILCSIFGICMVFSGLCLLFLGSVMAIERCIGVTKPIFHSTKITSKHVKMMLSGVCLFAVFIALLPILGHRNYKIQASRTWCFYKTEHIKDWEDRFYLLLFSFLGLLALGISFLCNAITGITLLRVKFKSQQHRQGRSHHFEMVIQLLAIMCVSCICWSPFLVRA, translated from the coding sequence ATGTCTATGAACAATTCCAAACAGCCAGTATCTCCTGCAGCTGGGCTCCTTTCCAATACAACTTGCCAGACGGACAACCGGTTTTCGGTATTTTTTTCAATCATCTTCATGACAGTGGGAATTTTATCAAACAGCCTTGCCATTGCTATTCTCATGAAGGCCTATCAAAGATTTAGACAGAAGTCCAAGGCATCATTTCTACTTTTGGCCAGTGCCCTGGTAATCACAGACTTCTTTGGCCACCTCATCAATGGAGCTATAGCAGTCTTTGTGTACGCTTCTGATAAAGACTGGATCCGCTTTGACCAGTCGAACATCCTTTGCAGTATTTTTGGTATCTGCATGGTATTCTCTGGTCTATGTCTGCTTTTTCTAGGCAGTGTGATGGCCATTGAGCGATGTATTGGAGTCACCAAGCCAATATTTCATTCAACGAAAATCACATCCAAACATGTGAAAATGATGTTGAGTGGAGTGTGCTTGTTTGCTGTTTTCATAGCTTTGCTACCCATCCTTGGGCATCGAAACTATAAAATTCAAGCTTCGAGGACCTGGTGTTTCTACAAAACAGAGCACATCAAAGACTGGGAAGATAGGTTTTACcttctactcttttcttttctggggcTCTTAGCCCTTGGCATTTCATTCTTGTGCAATGCCATCACAGGAATTACACTTTTAAGAGTTAAATTTAAAAGTCAGCAGCACAGACAAGGCAGGTCTCATCATTTTGAAATGGTCATCCAGCTCCTGGCTATTATGTGTGTCTCCTGCATTTGCTGGAGTCCATTTCTGGTAAGAGCCTAA